The Buttiauxella selenatireducens genome has a window encoding:
- the glsB gene encoding glutaminase B, with the protein MPVFLNNQLLEDILAQVRPLIGQGKVADYIPALAEIPGNKLGISVCTVNGDMFSAGDAAERFSIQSISKVLSLTLAMARYDEHEIWARVGKEPSGQPFNSLLQLELEQGKPRNPFINAGALVVCDMLQTRLSAPKQRMLEVVRAIAEQPDLAYDSRVAKSEFEHSARNAAIAWLMKSFGNFDNDVITVLQNYFHYCALKMSCNELAKTFLFLANQGRALHLDAPIITAQQARQINALMVTSGMYDGAGEFAYRVGMPGKSGVGGGIIAIVPQEMSIAVWCPELDASGNSLAGTAALEILAQRIGRSIF; encoded by the coding sequence GTGCCCGTCTTTTTAAATAATCAATTGCTCGAAGATATTCTGGCGCAGGTTCGTCCACTCATTGGCCAGGGCAAAGTCGCTGATTACATTCCGGCGTTGGCTGAAATTCCTGGAAACAAACTGGGAATTTCAGTTTGTACGGTCAACGGCGACATGTTTAGCGCCGGGGATGCGGCAGAACGGTTCTCCATTCAATCCATTTCAAAAGTGCTGAGTCTGACGCTTGCCATGGCGCGTTATGATGAACACGAAATCTGGGCGCGCGTGGGTAAAGAGCCTTCAGGGCAACCCTTCAATTCATTACTCCAGCTGGAACTTGAGCAAGGCAAACCCCGCAACCCGTTTATTAATGCCGGAGCACTGGTGGTGTGTGATATGTTGCAAACCCGCCTGAGTGCGCCGAAACAGCGAATGCTGGAAGTTGTGCGGGCCATCGCGGAGCAGCCCGATCTGGCATACGACTCCCGCGTAGCGAAATCTGAGTTCGAACATTCGGCGCGTAATGCGGCCATCGCCTGGCTGATGAAATCATTTGGTAATTTTGATAACGACGTCATTACCGTCCTGCAGAATTATTTCCACTATTGCGCACTGAAAATGAGCTGCAATGAACTGGCGAAAACCTTTCTATTTCTGGCCAATCAGGGGCGCGCATTGCACCTTGATGCGCCAATAATCACGGCTCAACAAGCCAGACAAATCAACGCGCTGATGGTCACCAGCGGGATGTACGATGGTGCCGGAGAGTTTGCGTATCGGGTAGGAATGCCGGGCAAATCAGGGGTAGGGGGTGGCATTATCGCCATCGTTCCACAGGAAATGTCGATTGCAGTTTGGTGCCCAGAGTTGGATGCCTCGGGTAACTCGTTAGCTGGAACCGCCGCCCTCGAAATTCTGGCACAACGGATTGGACGTTCTATTTTTTAA